From a single Leishmania major strain Friedlin complete genome, chromosome 27 genomic region:
- a CDS encoding conserved hypothetical protein (previous protein_id=AAZ09886.1), producing the protein MFPLPLIGLPPTTLLAKVDVAPQLADIHKEFAPLLRLCGICAASSGGTAAGPNGTSTGAGVSNGGLFSSEEEDLRGRRSPAASPVRTVESKLAELMAPVMVTLPPPMSNEDAASIAHYVRRFHVQEEYERSYIALIFQEYKKRKSMEQKWERDLALWRSELKQLQERELPPELRAAASVIVSEEAAARKAVHDAYDKFLKWVEETVPQWIEAAQRQEQQRVDNENAKKAAMAAAREALAHELAMGKRLSDANGCTSFQNAGAVTGPKEDGVLSYEPAVSVETQVQASREATEELSPTELRRKAIRMLEAKEAEMKRRREEQLRLLRVREEQLRAEIALKEKYKQEEAERRQREAEQKRKDELARRYDALLKEEFTLQSRMREREEMEARQEAERRAKLAQVAAEEEELRRRIQETEDRRKASEEEAARVARDKKMREVREKEEMLRQRIAERAAAAEAERLEREAEARIHAEAEAVRAQQEEALRQARMQQEEREKKQQLAYLRDQEEAYKRRIREKELAEIEEKRLAAESQWKHRAATTLALAAHSVSSTSANPIVMPPAAALPAPHVMAPQVPMSSYAPAVPSHAYQPIPAAPAPSAAAPGGCCLYPNPVATVVPTAGMPPPSRPEYGVYPFAQPPCVPVAQQYPQPYPPATVGYYPGVPQGGAIPGVMTLQTSPCSPAAMHTL; encoded by the coding sequence ATGTTTCCATTACCGCTGATTGGGCTCCCGCCCACCACCCTCCTTGCCAAGGTCGACGTCGCTCCCCAGTTGGCGGACATCCACAAGGAGTTCGCGCCTCTTCTACGCCTTTGCGGCATATGCGCTGCGAgtagcggcggcaccgctgcgggACCCAACGGCACCAGCACCGGAGCTGGGGTGAGCAACGGCGGGTTATTCAgcagcgaggaagaggaccTACGCGGCAGGCGCAGTCCAGCCGCGTCTCCTGTGCGCACCGTCGAAAGCAAGCTCGCCGAGCTCATGGCCCCGGTCATGGTgacgttgccgccgccgatgtcCAACGAGGATGCTGCCTCGATTGCTCATTACGTGCGCCGCTTCCATGTGCAGGAGGAGTACGAGCGCTCTTACATCGCTCTCATCTTCCAGGAGTACAAGAAGCGGAAGAGCATGGAGCAGAAGTGGGAGAGGGACTTGGCGTTGTGGCGGAGTGAactgaagcagctgcaggagaggGAGCTGCCGCCTGAgctgcgtgctgccgcgAGTGTCATCGTATCCGAAGAAGCGGCAGCCCGGAAGGCGGTACACGACGCGTACGACAAGTTCCTGAAGTGGGTCGAAGAGACGGTGCCGCAGTGGAttgaggcggcgcagcggcaggagcagcagcgggtaGACAACGAAAACGCGAAGAAGGCCGCTATGGCGGCCGCGCGAGAGGCGCTAGCGCATGAGCTAGCCATGGGGAAACGCTTGAGCGACGCGAACGGCTGCACTTCCTTCCAGAACGCCGGCGCGGTGACTGGACCCAAAGAGGACGGCGTCCTCTCCTATGAGCCGGCTGTCTCCGTGGAAACACAGGTGCAGGCGTCTCGCGAGGCCACGGAGGAGCTTTCTCCCACGGAACTGCGCCGCAAGGCCATCCGCATGCTGGAGGCAAAGGAGGCAGAAATGAAGCGCCGACgtgaggagcagctgcgcctgctgcgcgtgcgggAAGAGCAGTTGCGCGCAGAGATAGCTCTCAAGGAAAAGTAcaagcaggaggaggctgagcgACGCCAGCGCGAAGCTGAGCAGAAGCGGAAGGACGAACTGGCGCGGCGGTATGATGCACTGCTGAAGGAAGAATTTACCCTGCAGAGCCGTATGCGGGAACGagaggagatggaggcgcggcaggaggcggagcgacGTGCGAAGTTGGCACAGGTAGCAgccgaagaggaggagctgcggcggcgcataCAAGAGACAGAGGACCGCCGTAAGGcctcggaggaggaggcggcgcgtgTGGCGCGGGATAAGAAGATGCGCGAAGTACGCGAGAAGGAAGAgatgctgcggcagcgcatcgcagagcgcgcggcagccgcggaggcggagcggctcGAGCGGGAAGCTGAGGCCCGCATTCACGCTGAGGCCGAAGCGGTGCGTGCTCAACAAGAGGAGGCGCTTCGTCAGGCCAGAatgcagcaggaggagagggagaagaaacAACAACTTGCCTACTTGCGCGATCAGGAGGAAGCGTACAAACGGCGCATCCGAGAGAAGGAGCTAGCCGAGATTGAGGAGAAGAGACTTGCCGCGGAGTCGCAATGGAAGCACAGAGCAGCGACCACGTTAGCCTTGGCCGCCCACTCTGTCTCCTCCACGTCCGCCAACCCAATCGTCATgccgccagctgccgccCTTCCAGCCCCCCACGTGATGGCGCCACAGGTTCCCATGAGCTCGTACGCCCCTGCCGTGCCCTCGCACGCGTACCAGCCGATaccggcggcaccggcaccctctgcggcagcacctggtggctgctgcctctACCCCAACCCAGTCGCAACAGTCGTGCCAACAGCGGGAATGCCGCCACCTTCACGCCCTGAGTACGGCGTTTATCCTTTCGCCCAGCCGCCGTGCGTACCGGTGGCCCAACAGTACCCTCAGCCCTACCCGCCCGCTACGGTGGGGTACTACCCGGGCGTACCGCAAGGCGGAGCTATACCAGGGGTGATGACGCTGCAGACGTCGCCGTGCTCGCCTGCGGCCATGCATACTCTCTAA
- a CDS encoding putative protein kinase (previous protein_id=AAZ09887.1) has product MSSSPADAHSSAFPDTTSVAAAFSRDDFFECPRCHRHCKSRTWFLKHLEACSKSASSSSTHGNTVSGEGSGRSPRAAVFTTKVNNHHRHPSRSSVTEDVTPPLLESTTSTTLSSPATSYSHVHSHKPSGLARPTGSHGREVAPSNLIEAGLSVSTGLSHSSAVGVGGCRDGRRESNNTTPTATSQTSPHWPVDDLPIASSASGVGTGAGGSIVAKGVSRPASPSQGSSLYAGSPRGFRAGESCGESGSAHVSTAFGRTSAPAAAAASSSFCTAQRDEVEQHRQPARQDSFRLQSDFTWTQYTPSASEEDGDDEALGEHDGSILDHSSRQLLPSLGRVQGSSNPAAREAGTSFCSTGADRLMDPGSADKTPDRWAYEQQLSGKSSHHRSTPPSAAGDVGCHSATGMLQGASFPLEGEQQMPRRFSASIGEFSPPERNVIGAADGSQSVGSGANSDRFHRSARDRASPVSPSCMSSASPVLVQAIGSPSLLHINVSPTSATAAGSSMSRLNGMNASSSGGGGRTPRHSDRSGAVTPRTISFQRGRAVGSGGFGTVYQAILSDGSLAAVKKLKLENANLKAIDREVRAMSSIPPHPNCVRYLGSRYSAHHYYIIMEYISGGSINSLRKSVGRFRESVFQRYAYMVLLGLSHLHTNGILHRDIKGANVLLDESGCAKIVDFGCSGNLNQATTTLSGGGTPLWMAPEVCRGEPATEKSDVWAFGCLCLEMANDTGVPWNFPPGMTLQGVVYALACAKSPPAIPADLSPEAQDFLRRCLRIDPGERATVAELLQHPFFDVDLMEDSEEDELLSSYGASARQSAVKRAVRQVNRSSALDAAAHQQDRQQYCGEGDEVGGVAKDMQMSPPVQGFAGVSLPPQGMHSSGHGPISDPDADALLRSLNSHSKSASGPQLDHYTRSVNIGFSLQAVDEDDDDDGGDAGKAGDNVGPNHSFLGGSPPAIPETAASTDRCHTTSFKSASVEEDENEYTQMITEIITQAREAYTDEERRLTERRRRLNMMYRSSDEDTSLTASMSSGSDTSNNGGGDGSDGGRFAEEGERSDHVDVESDLSTLSGSDGYVEVSSGSVGGPRHHSLGTTWRDQSARASTATESAEELQNTDREVPQHETACAARVKDPTAPSASALSACRSRFPGSDASSSAALAATSLTSAHVGSWDTSISLYATSPSSSTRGLEAGPPFQRPPHGVALPPPLVSSYPPQQQQQQQQQQRPCPVSPPTRHREVMRRELPRDARRSRGDTSFGKSPYSGVVAKAAGGVARAPRKPGGPVGVATTIRQPVGSSPPSPHTSASAETPPPLSSSAATQNSTVCGVVFTERSSSSRTPPLTVGGPHRQTPPQQLATTTATSSAPSDIVTCPIEWYTAGSGRLDVSSATWRTGASGHLPKELSMAQKELQEMLDWGTSSDRRHALSSSSPDIGRHSSKALPTATNSAVRRGEGHHDYHRLHHLSHNHGDDLDSECTAETESLSHCESRGLSATETVIAAQQPAKRKLWGLGIFRNLRSK; this is encoded by the coding sequence ATGAGTTCTTCACCAGCTGACGCTCACTCGTCTGCCTTCCCTGATACCACtagcgttgctgctgccttcTCACGTGACGACTTCTTCGAGTGCCCTCGGTGCCACAGACATTGCAAGAGTCGGACGTGGTTCCTGAAGCACTTGGAGGCATGCTCCAAgagcgccagctcctccagcacgcaCGGCAATACGGTATCAGGCGAGGGCAGCGGTAGGTCCCCCAGGGCGGCAGTGTTCACCACAAAGGTCAAcaaccaccaccgtcacccTTCGCGTAGCTCCGTCACAGAGGACgtcacgccgccgctgctcgagtCCACGACATCGACAACGTTGTCGTCGCCCGCTACGTCGTACTCGCACGTGCACAGTCACAAGCCGTCAGGGTTAGCCCGCCCGACGGGCAGCCATGGTCGCGAGGTGGCCCCTTCCAACTTGATAGAAGCAGGACTCAGCGTCAGCACTGGGCTCTCGCACAGCTCTGCCGTTGGCGTTGGCGGGTGCCGCGACGGACGGAGAGAATCAAATAacacgacgccgacggcaaCCTCGCAGACGTCGCCTCACTGGCCCGTTGATGATCTTCCCATAGCTAGTTCAGCCTCCGGCGTCGGCACAGGCGCCGGCGGTAGCATCGTAGCCAAAGGTGTATCTAGACCAGCGAGCCCCTCGCAGGGAAGCTCATTGTATGCTGGAAGTCCGCGTGGGTTTCGTGCGGGTGAGAGCTGCGGCGAGAGCGGCTCTGCTCACGTATCAACGGCGTTTGGCCGCACCTCTgcaccggcagctgcggcggcctcctcgtctttCTGCACGGCACAACGTGATGAGGTAGAGCAGCATCGGCAGCCGGCACGTCAAGACAGCTTTCGGCTTCAGTCGGACTTCACCTGGACGCAGTACACCCCCAGCGCCTCGGAAGAGgatggcgacgacgaggcacTGGGCGAACACGACGGCTCTATCCTCGACCACTCCAGCCGGCAGTTGCTGCCGAGCCTTGGCCGCGTGCAAGGGAGCAGCAACCCGGCAGCGCGCGAGGCTGGCACCTCGTTCTGCAGCACTGGTGCAGACCGATTGATGGATCCTGGTAGCGCGGACAAGACCCCGGATAGATGGGCGtacgagcagcagctcagcggGAAAAGCAGCCACCACAGAAGCACTCCTCCAAGCGCGGCTGGAGACGTCGGTTGCCACTCGGCGACAGGGATGCTGCAAGGTGCCAGCTTCCCTCTGGAAGGCGAGCAGCAAATGCCGCGGCGTTTCTCGGCATCCATCGGCGAGTTCTCCCCCCCAGAGCGCAACGTAATCGGCGCGGCAGATGGGTCTCAGAGTGTTGGGAGCGGCGCCAACAGCGACCGCTTTCACCGCTCAGCGCGCGACAGGGCGTCCCCTGTGAGCCCCAGCTGCATGTCCTCAGCCTCGCCAGTGCTCGTGCAGGCGATAGGTAGTCCCAGCTTGCTGCATATCAACGTGTCGCCTacgagcgccaccgccgctggcagCAGCATGAGCCGACTCAATGGAATGAACGCCAGCtcgagtggcggcggcggtcgtaCCCCGCGTCACAGCGATcgtagcggcgccgtcaccccTCGCACCATTTCCTTCCAGCGCGggcgcgccgtcggctcCGGCGGCTTCGGCACTGTCTACCAGGCGATCCTGTCCGATGGCTCCCTCGCGGCTGTGAAGAAGCTGAAGCTCGAGAACGCCAACTTGAAAGCGATCGACCGCGAGGTGCGCGCCATGAGCAGCATCCCCCCACATCCGAATTGCGTCCGCTACCTCGGGTCGCGCTACAGTGCGCATCACTACTACATCATAATGGAATACATTAGCGGTGGCAGCATCAACTCCCTGCGCAAGTCGGTGGGGCGGTTCCGCGAGTCGGTCTTCCAGCGCTATGCGTACATGGTGCTTCTCGGCCTTTCTCACCTCCACACCAACGGTATCTTGCACCGCGACATCAAAGGCGCCAACGTGCTGCTCGACGAGAGCGGGTGCGCGAAGATTGTCGACTTCGGCTGTAGTGGCAACCTGAACCAAGCCACGACAACGCTgagtggcggtggcactcCGCTGTGGATGGCTCCGGAGGTGTGCCGAGGCGAGCCAGCCACGGAGAAGTCCGATGTCTGGGCCTTTGGCTGCCTGTGCCTGGAGATGGCAAACGACACCGGGGTGCCGTGGAACTTCCCCCCCGGCATGACCCTGCAAGGTGTTGTGTACGCGTTGGCCTGCGCCAAGTCGCCACCCGCCATCCCGGCCGATCTTTCTCCCGAGGCGCAGGATTTcctgcggcgctgcctgcgGATCGATCCAGGGGAGCGAGCCACCGTGGCGGAGCTGTTGCAGCACCCCTTCTTCGACGTGGACCTGATGGAGGATTCAGAAGAAGACGAGCTGCTGTCGTCCTACGGGGCGAGCGCGCGGCAGTCGGCCGTGAAGCGAGCCGTCCGGCAAGTGAACCGTAGCAGTGCGCtagacgccgcggcgcaccagcAAGACCGGCAGCAGTACTGTGGCGAGGGCGATGAGGTAGGCGGCGTTGCCAAGGACATGCAAATGAGCCCTCCGGTGCAAGGCTTTGCAGGTGTGTCTCTACCGCCACAAGGAatgcacagcagcggacACGGGCCCATTTCGGACCCCGATGCAGATGCCCTTTTACGGTCGCTAAATTCGCATTCGAAGAGCGCATCGGGCCCCCAGCTTGATCACTACACCCGCAGCGTGAATATTGGCTTCAGCTTGCAGGCCGtggacgaggatgacgacgacgatggcggcgatgctggAAAGGCGGGGGACAACGTAGGCCCAAATCATAGCTTCCTCGGTGGATCCCCACCGGCCATTCCAGAGACGGCTGCGTCGACCGATCGCTGCCACACTACGTCTTTCAAGTCCGCCAgtgtggaggaggatgagAACGAGTACACGCAGATGATCACGGAGATTATCACCCAGGCACGCGAGGCGTACACTGACGAGGAGCGCCGCTTgacggagcggcggcggaggctaAACATGATGTACcggagcagcgacgaggacaCTTCCCTCACAGCCAGCatgagcagcggcagcgacaccagcaacaacggcggcggcgacggcagcgacggcggcagatttgctgaggagggagagaggagcgaTCACGTTGATGTCGAGAGTGACTTGAGTACtctcagcggcagcgacgggtATGTCGAGGTCAGCAGCGGTTCTGTTGGTGGTCCTCGTCACCACTCGCTCGGGACTACGTGGCGCGATCAGTCTGCACGCGCCTCGACCGCCACTGAGagcgcagaggagctgcagaaCACCGACAGGgaggtgccgcagcacgAGACGGCATGTGCAGCGCGAGTAAAGGATCCCACAGCACCCTCTGCGTCTGCGTTGTCGGCTTGTCGTAGCCGATTCCCCGGCTCCGACGCAAGCTCGAGTGCAGCCCTTGCGGCGACATCACTCACCAGCGCACACGTCGGATCGTGGGACACATCCATCTCACTCTACGCAACCAGTCCTTCGTCAAGTACGCGAGGCTTGGAAGCCGGCCCACCGTTTCAGCGGCCGCCTCACGGTGTAGcgcttcctccccctcttgtTTCCTCGTACCCGccacaacaacagcagcagcaacagcagcagcagcgcccctGCCCGGTTtcgccgccgacgcgccATAGAGAGGTCATGAGGAGGGAGCTCCCACGCGATGCGAGACGCTCCCGAGGCGACACGTCCTTCGGCAAATCGCCTTACAGCGGCGTTGTCGCGAAGGCGGCTGGCGGTgttgcacgcgcgccgcgcaAGCCTGGAGGACCCGTCGGGGTGGCCACTACGATTCGGCAGCCGGTTggctcttctcctccctcgccgcacacctccgcgAGTGCGGAGACCCCGCCTCCCCTTTCCAGCTCTGCCGCTACTCAGAACAGCACCGTCTGTGGCGTTGTTTTCACtgagcgcagcagcagctcccgcACCCCGCCGCTTACGGTTGGGGGGCCGCACCGCCAGactccaccgcagcagctggctaCGACGACCGCAACTTCATCCGCACCCTCCGACATCGTTACCTGCCCGATCGAGTGGTACACGGCTGGCTCGGGTAGACTTgacgtcagcagcgccacctggCGAACAGGTGCGTCCGGCCATCTGCCCAAGGAGCTTTCCATGGCAcagaaggagctgcaggagatGTTGGACTGGGGGACCAGCAGCGATCGACGTCACGCcttgtcctcctcgtcgccagACATAGGCCGGCACAGCTCCAAAGCGTTGCCGACGGCCACCAATAGCGCCGTTCGCAGAGGTGAAGGCCATCACGATTACCATCGCCTTCACCATTTGAGTCACAATCACGGCGACGATCTGGACTCCGAGTGCACCGCCGAAACGGAGTCGCTCTCACACTGTGAATCGAGGGGGTTGTCGGCGACGGAGACGGTGatcgctgcgcagcagccggcaaAGCGCAAGCTATGGGGTCTCGGCATTTTTCGTAATCTGAGGAGCAAGTAG
- a CDS encoding putative 60S acidic ribosomal subunit protein (previous protein_id=AAZ09888.1) codes for MPSITTAKREYEERLVDCLTKYSCVLFVGMDNVRSQQVHDVRRALRGKAEFMMGKKTLQAKIVEKRAQAKDASAEAKHFNDQCEEYNLLSGNTGLIFTNNAVQEITSVLDAHRVKAPARVGAISPCDVIVPAGSTGMEPTQTSFFQALNIATKIAKGMVEIVTEKKVLSVGDKVDNSTATLLQKLNISPFYYQVNVLSVWDRGVLFTREDLMMTEDMVEKMLMDGLSNVAAMALGAGIPTPSTIGPMLVDAFKNLLAVSVATSYEFEEHNGKELREAAINGLLAGSCSAAAEPAAAAPAAPSAAAKEEPEESDEDDFGMGGLF; via the coding sequence ATGCCGTCTATCACCACTGCCAAGCGCGAGTACGAGGAGCGCCTCGTCGACTGCCTGACCAAGTACAGCTGCGTGCTGTTCGTGGGCATGGACAACGTCCGCTCGCAGCAGGTGCACGATGTgcgccgtgcgctgcgcggcaAGGCCGAGTTCATGATGGGCAAGAAGACGCTGCAGGCGAAGATCGTGGAGAAGCGCGCGCAAGCCAAGGACGCAAGCGCCGAGGCGAAGCACTTCAACGATCAGTGTGAGGAGTACAACCTGCTGAGCGGCAACACCGGCCTCATCTTCACGAACAACGCTGTCCAGGAGATCACGTCTGTGCTTGACGCGCACCGCGTGAAGGCTCCGGCGCGTGTCGGAGCGATTTCCCCATGCGACGTGATTGTGCCTGCTGGCAGCACCGGCATGGAGCCGACCCAGACGTCCTTCTTCCAGGCGCTGAACATTGCGACGAAGATTGCCAAGGGTATGGTGGAGATCGTGAcggagaagaaggtgctgAGCGTCGGCGACAAGGTGGACAACTCGacagcgacgctgctgcaaaAGCTGAACATCAGCCCGTTCTACTACCAAGTGAATGTGCTGTCCGTGTGGGACCGCGGTGTGCTGTTCACCCGCGAGGACCTGATGATGACGGAGGACATGGTGGAGAAGATGCTGATGGACGGCCTGAGCAATGTtgcggcgatggcgctgggTGCTGGCATCCCGACGCCTTCGACGATTGGCCCGATGCTGGTGGACGCCTTCAAGAACCTGCTGGCTGTCTCTGTGGCGACCTCGTACGAGTTCGAGGAGCACAACGGCAAGGAGCTGCGTGAGGCCGCGATCAACGGCCTGCTGGCCGGCTCTtgctcggctgctgcggagcccgccgctgccgcgccggccgcccctagcgccgctgccaaggAGGAGCCGGAGGAaagcgacgaggacgacttCGGCATGGGCGGTCTCTTCTAA